One genomic window of Gimesia chilikensis includes the following:
- a CDS encoding aspartate aminotransferase family protein: MSQAVGQQIEADFFAKFPTSAQDYKKACELFPSGVTHDGRYMKPFPIYVDRAQGAHKYDVDGNDIIDYWSGHGALILGHSHPAMVEAVQAQVAKGTHFGACHELELEWGELVRQLVPSCEMLRFTSSGTEATMMALRVSRIATGKTKVIKFAGHFHGWHDLLTQASEPPHDDKSYAMPGVTNGVSDELVIIRPNDLELVERTIDAHDPACIIVEATGSRWGVVPLEDGFLQGLRQLTADKGVLLIMDEVISGFRVAPGGMQEVCGIVPDLTSLAKIVAGGLPGGCLAGRADLMQAIAFDNPFGQKMKHPGTYNANPLSAAAGIAVLKEVATGEPCRQANESAAKLRRGMNEVLTRKNVNWAVYGQFSIIKVFPGYDGPRPEDDSFVPYDNDFDKLDRKHDARLGHAFRCALLLNGVDWFGWGAMTTASHTDEDIDFTVNAFERAIDALRNDGLID, from the coding sequence ATGAGCCAGGCCGTGGGACAGCAGATTGAAGCTGACTTTTTTGCGAAATTTCCAACCTCTGCGCAAGATTACAAGAAAGCATGTGAACTCTTCCCCAGCGGAGTCACCCACGATGGACGGTATATGAAACCGTTCCCGATCTATGTGGACCGCGCTCAGGGTGCCCACAAATACGATGTCGACGGGAACGACATCATCGATTACTGGAGCGGCCACGGTGCATTGATCCTGGGGCACAGTCACCCGGCGATGGTTGAAGCGGTTCAGGCACAGGTCGCGAAAGGAACTCATTTCGGGGCCTGTCACGAACTCGAACTCGAATGGGGCGAGCTGGTCCGCCAACTGGTCCCTTCCTGTGAAATGCTCCGCTTTACCAGCAGTGGTACTGAAGCGACCATGATGGCCCTCCGCGTCTCACGGATCGCTACCGGTAAGACCAAAGTCATCAAGTTCGCCGGCCACTTCCACGGCTGGCATGATCTGCTCACCCAGGCTTCTGAGCCTCCCCACGATGACAAAAGCTACGCCATGCCCGGCGTTACGAATGGGGTCTCCGACGAACTGGTCATCATTCGTCCCAATGATCTGGAACTGGTTGAACGCACGATCGATGCACATGACCCGGCCTGTATTATTGTGGAAGCGACCGGCAGCCGCTGGGGTGTGGTTCCCCTGGAAGACGGCTTCCTGCAGGGACTTCGCCAGCTGACCGCAGATAAAGGCGTGCTGCTGATCATGGATGAAGTCATCAGTGGTTTCCGTGTGGCCCCCGGGGGTATGCAGGAAGTCTGTGGCATTGTACCGGACCTGACTTCACTCGCGAAAATCGTTGCCGGTGGTCTGCCGGGAGGTTGTCTGGCAGGACGGGCCGACCTGATGCAGGCGATTGCCTTCGACAACCCCTTCGGCCAGAAAATGAAACACCCCGGCACCTATAATGCCAACCCGCTCTCCGCCGCCGCCGGGATCGCCGTACTGAAAGAAGTTGCCACTGGTGAACCCTGTCGCCAGGCGAACGAAAGTGCAGCGAAGCTCCGCAGGGGCATGAATGAAGTCCTCACCCGCAAGAATGTGAACTGGGCCGTCTACGGCCAGTTCTCGATCATCAAAGTCTTCCCCGGCTACGATGGCCCGCGGCCGGAAGACGATTCGTTCGTTCCGTATGACAATGACTTTGATAAGCTGGACCGCAAACATGATGCTCGACTGGGGCACGCGTTCCGTTGTGCTCTGCTGCTCAACGGTGTGGACTGGTTCGGCTGGGGAGCGATGACAACCGCTTCGCATACTGACGAAGACATCGATTTCACAGTCAATGCATTTGAACGTGCGATTGACGCATTGCGGAATGACGGTTTGATCGACTGA
- the mug gene encoding G/U mismatch-specific DNA glycosylase, with amino-acid sequence MEEIWKPTAEEVEQAIHKLLPDLIEEGLKALFVGTNPGLYSAAVGHHFARPGNRFWPAMHRGKITERLYSPFEDYKLLERGGGLTNIVSRASKRADELSKEELYEGARILTEKVIKYRPQKVVFLGITSYRKAFQQKDAQLGLQKRQIGKADVWVLPNPSGLNAHYQLPELGKIFARMWRK; translated from the coding sequence ATGGAAGAAATCTGGAAGCCGACAGCCGAGGAGGTCGAACAGGCCATCCATAAGCTGCTTCCCGATCTGATTGAAGAGGGGCTGAAAGCCCTGTTTGTCGGGACTAATCCAGGTCTGTATTCGGCTGCGGTCGGGCATCACTTTGCCCGGCCCGGCAACCGCTTCTGGCCTGCAATGCATCGGGGGAAAATCACCGAGCGGCTCTACTCCCCGTTCGAAGACTATAAACTGCTCGAGCGGGGTGGCGGGCTGACCAACATTGTCAGCAGAGCCTCCAAACGGGCCGACGAACTCTCGAAAGAAGAGCTCTACGAGGGAGCCCGCATTCTCACGGAAAAGGTCATCAAGTACCGACCGCAGAAGGTCGTCTTTCTGGGGATCACCTCCTACCGTAAAGCGTTTCAGCAGAAAGACGCGCAGCTCGGACTGCAGAAACGTCAGATCGGGAAAGCCGACGTCTGGGTGCTGCCGAACCCCAGCGGGTTGAACGCCCACTACCAGCTCCCGGAACTGGGCAAGATCTTCGCGCGGATGTGGCGGAAATAG
- a CDS encoding glycosyltransferase, translated as MTDTLITIWGYATLVFWLVLLGPSLVTMLQKQISRCVNRTAIPDQWPRISVIVPAKDEAATIEVNLNSLLASDYPNLEIIAVNDRSTDETGAMMERVAARAAAENRGQMQVLHIEELPADWLGKSHAMHQAAQQATGELLLFTDGDIIFSPQAITHATRIFLDQQLDHLALLPRLARGDLFERAFVTYFGFLLASGTFFWLIPTRWKHAYVGIGAFNLLKRSVYQATGGLETIRLDVLDDIKLGKLIKQSGYQQDVYLGIDELQVRWQPSAWAVITGIEKNAFASLYYSVRRLCFVTTLYVLFFLVPFVMPCLFPLTETVGFLATLVLLHLTYGLLGWIFSSGLAITPFLLYASLALTFAFWRSAWITLKNGGVRWRDTIYRLDLLKRHLY; from the coding sequence ATGACCGACACGCTGATCACCATCTGGGGCTATGCTACGCTTGTGTTCTGGCTTGTTCTGCTGGGGCCATCACTGGTGACCATGCTGCAGAAACAGATCTCCCGCTGTGTGAACCGGACTGCGATTCCTGACCAGTGGCCACGGATTTCCGTGATAGTGCCCGCGAAGGATGAAGCAGCGACAATCGAAGTGAACCTGAATTCCCTGCTGGCTTCTGACTATCCCAATCTCGAAATCATCGCGGTCAACGATCGCTCCACTGATGAGACCGGCGCGATGATGGAGCGGGTCGCCGCCCGGGCTGCTGCAGAGAACCGGGGCCAGATGCAGGTCCTGCACATCGAAGAACTGCCCGCTGACTGGCTGGGGAAATCCCATGCGATGCACCAGGCTGCCCAACAGGCTACCGGAGAACTGCTGCTGTTTACCGATGGGGATATTATCTTTTCGCCGCAGGCCATCACGCATGCGACCCGAATCTTTTTGGATCAGCAGCTCGATCATCTGGCGCTGCTCCCCCGACTGGCACGGGGAGATCTGTTCGAGCGGGCCTTCGTCACTTACTTCGGGTTCCTGCTCGCCTCGGGAACATTTTTCTGGCTGATCCCGACTCGCTGGAAACATGCTTATGTGGGCATCGGTGCTTTCAATCTGCTGAAGCGATCTGTCTATCAGGCGACAGGTGGGCTGGAGACGATTCGGCTCGACGTGCTGGATGACATCAAACTGGGAAAGCTGATCAAGCAGAGTGGTTATCAGCAGGATGTCTACCTGGGAATTGACGAACTCCAGGTTCGCTGGCAGCCCTCTGCCTGGGCTGTGATCACCGGAATTGAAAAGAACGCCTTTGCCTCGCTCTACTATTCGGTTCGCAGACTCTGTTTTGTCACGACGCTGTACGTTCTCTTTTTTCTGGTACCGTTCGTGATGCCCTGCCTGTTTCCCCTGACAGAGACGGTCGGCTTTCTGGCGACACTCGTACTGCTACACCTGACTTACGGGCTGCTGGGCTGGATCTTTTCGTCCGGACTGGCAATCACCCCATTTCTGCTTTACGCCTCGCTGGCACTCACCTTCGCCTTCTGGCGTTCCGCCTGGATCACGCTGAAAAACGGAGGTGTACGCTGGCGCGATACGATCTACCGCCTGGATCTGCTGAAACGGCATCTGTATTGA
- the lhgO gene encoding L-2-hydroxyglutarate oxidase, whose product MKNADVAIIGGGIVGLATGWQITQRFPQTSVLILEKENELALHQTGHNSGVLHSGIYYKPGSLRAVNCREGIKAMKAFCTAEEIPWDECGKVIVAVDESEFGALDNIFERGQQNGVVCEMIDEARLKEYEPHVAGIRGIHVPETGIVDYRQVAVRLGERIQEKGHLIQTGAEVVGIKHHADGITLQTRAGDFTAKQVINCGGLFSDRVARLGGAHPDSKIVPFRGEYYELKPEAEHLCKSLIYPVPNPEFPFLGVHFTRMIHGGVECGPNAVWAFAREGYTKSNINLRDLLEAATYPGFLKMACKYWKTGLGEMWRSFSKPAFVEALQRLIPEIRSEHLVSAPAGVRAQALGPDGSLVDDFLIDESDRMINVLNAPSPAATSSLRIGQTIVDLLAPRIE is encoded by the coding sequence ATGAAAAATGCAGATGTCGCAATAATTGGTGGGGGGATCGTCGGGCTGGCGACCGGCTGGCAGATCACGCAACGCTTTCCCCAGACCTCTGTGCTGATCCTCGAAAAAGAGAACGAACTGGCCCTGCATCAGACAGGACATAACTCCGGGGTCCTGCATTCGGGAATCTATTACAAGCCCGGATCGCTACGCGCTGTCAACTGCCGCGAAGGCATCAAGGCGATGAAAGCCTTCTGCACCGCCGAGGAGATTCCCTGGGACGAGTGCGGCAAAGTGATCGTGGCTGTCGACGAAAGCGAGTTCGGTGCCCTGGACAATATCTTTGAGCGGGGACAGCAGAACGGCGTCGTCTGTGAAATGATCGACGAGGCCCGGCTCAAAGAATACGAACCGCATGTGGCAGGCATCCGTGGGATTCATGTTCCCGAAACAGGCATTGTCGATTACAGGCAGGTGGCGGTCCGGCTGGGTGAGCGGATTCAGGAAAAGGGACATCTGATCCAGACCGGCGCGGAGGTCGTCGGCATCAAACATCATGCAGATGGAATTACCCTGCAAACCAGAGCCGGTGACTTTACCGCAAAACAGGTCATCAATTGTGGCGGACTGTTCAGCGACCGCGTGGCCCGACTGGGGGGCGCCCATCCCGATTCTAAGATTGTCCCGTTCCGGGGGGAGTACTATGAACTCAAGCCGGAAGCGGAGCATCTGTGCAAATCATTGATCTATCCGGTTCCCAATCCTGAGTTCCCCTTTCTGGGAGTGCACTTTACCAGGATGATTCATGGTGGCGTGGAATGTGGTCCGAATGCCGTCTGGGCGTTCGCCCGTGAGGGGTATACGAAATCAAACATCAATCTGCGTGACCTGCTGGAAGCAGCCACCTATCCCGGCTTTCTCAAGATGGCCTGCAAATACTGGAAGACCGGTCTGGGCGAAATGTGGCGTTCCTTCAGCAAGCCTGCGTTTGTCGAAGCGTTGCAGCGGCTGATTCCCGAGATCCGGTCCGAGCATCTGGTCTCCGCTCCAGCGGGTGTGCGGGCGCAGGCACTCGGCCCCGATGGCTCCCTGGTCGATGATTTTCTGATCGACGAATCCGATCGCATGATCAACGTGTTAAACGCACCCTCGCCGGCAGCGACGTCTTCGCTCCGCATCGGTCAGACGATTGTTGATCTGCTCGCCCCCCGGATTGAATAA
- a CDS encoding dipeptidase, translating to MVEHVRDYLEQHQDRFVGELVEFLKIPSVSADSTLKAETRRGAEFVQQQMEAAGLESQLIETAGHPIVYGSWKKAEGKPTVLVYGHYDVQPPDPLDQWQTPPFEPDIRDGHIYARGATDDKGQMYTHIKSVEAWMKTQGELPVNVVFVIEGEEEVGSDNLDRFLAENKDLVACDIAVISDTSQYAPGIPAITYGLRGILACEVIVNGPRQDLHSGVFGGAVTNPANGLARMVAALHDDQGRVQIPGFYDNVIELKQEERDQFADLPFDEAKFMSDLGVKAVSGEADFSTLERRWARPTCDLNGMVSGYTGEGPKTIVPAQARVKISCRLVPDQDPAALTRALEQFLREQLPAGLTMQFIDYHGCKGLVFDFNSPYMAAARTAIEQAFGTAPVMIREGGSIPVVETFQSLVGVETLLLGWGQNTDNLHSPNERFSLEAFRQGTLASALLWQELANIQV from the coding sequence ATGGTTGAGCATGTTCGCGATTATTTAGAGCAACATCAGGATCGGTTCGTCGGAGAACTGGTTGAGTTTTTAAAAATTCCCAGTGTGAGTGCCGACTCGACTCTCAAAGCCGAAACCCGGCGGGGAGCCGAATTTGTCCAGCAGCAGATGGAAGCCGCTGGTCTGGAAAGCCAACTCATCGAAACCGCGGGACACCCGATTGTTTACGGCTCCTGGAAAAAAGCAGAGGGGAAACCAACCGTCCTCGTCTATGGTCATTACGATGTGCAGCCCCCCGATCCGCTCGATCAATGGCAGACGCCCCCCTTCGAACCCGATATCCGCGATGGTCATATCTATGCCCGCGGTGCGACCGACGACAAGGGGCAGATGTATACACACATTAAATCGGTCGAAGCCTGGATGAAGACGCAGGGAGAACTTCCCGTCAACGTGGTCTTCGTGATTGAAGGGGAAGAAGAGGTCGGCAGCGACAACCTAGATCGCTTCCTGGCTGAGAACAAGGATCTGGTCGCCTGTGATATCGCAGTAATCAGCGACACCAGCCAGTATGCACCGGGTATCCCGGCGATCACTTACGGACTGCGGGGAATTCTCGCCTGCGAAGTGATTGTCAACGGCCCGCGACAGGATCTGCACAGCGGCGTGTTTGGCGGTGCGGTCACCAATCCTGCTAACGGTCTGGCCCGCATGGTCGCTGCTCTGCACGATGACCAGGGCCGCGTCCAGATTCCCGGCTTCTACGACAACGTCATCGAGCTCAAGCAGGAAGAGCGCGATCAGTTCGCTGACCTGCCCTTCGATGAAGCGAAATTCATGTCGGACCTGGGTGTCAAAGCAGTTTCAGGGGAAGCAGACTTCAGCACACTGGAACGCCGCTGGGCACGACCGACGTGCGATTTGAATGGCATGGTCTCCGGATATACGGGTGAAGGTCCGAAGACAATCGTTCCTGCCCAGGCGCGCGTTAAAATCAGTTGCCGACTCGTTCCCGATCAGGATCCAGCTGCCTTGACCAGAGCACTGGAGCAGTTCCTGCGCGAACAGTTGCCGGCGGGATTGACCATGCAGTTCATCGATTATCACGGCTGCAAGGGGCTCGTGTTTGATTTCAACAGTCCCTACATGGCGGCTGCCCGTACTGCGATTGAACAGGCCTTCGGAACGGCTCCGGTCATGATTCGTGAAGGGGGCTCGATTCCGGTGGTCGAAACATTCCAGTCGCTGGTGGGCGTCGAAACGCTGCTCTTAGGCTGGGGACAGAATACCGACAACCTGCACAGCCCCAACGAACGTTTCTCGCTGGAAGCCTTCCGTCAGGGAACCCTGGCAAGTGCCCTGCTCTGGCAGGAACTGGCAAACATTCAGGTTTGA
- a CDS encoding DUF1501 domain-containing protein, giving the protein MLKILGSQKSQFCDRISRRNFLQIGGLALGGLSLPQLLQAESSSTKRKQHKGIIMIFLPGGPPHQDMWDIKVDAPSEIRGEFNAIQTNVSGIEIGDQFPRMAQMADKFTFIRSMVGSDGRHDAFQCLTGQRFNNQPLGGWPSLGSVLSKKYGAVDPSIPPFLGLSPKMGHMEWARAGDPGFLGLAHAPFRPNGEGMADMTLNGISLDRLNDRKKVLSSLDRFRSQVDASGMMDGLDSFTQQAFGILTSSKLAEALDLSKEDQALRDRYGRGTPKLRADGGPKLLDDFLTARRLIEAGARCVTLAFSRWDWHGGNFKRGREDMPMLDQGVTALVEDLENRGMLDDVTVVVWGEFGRTPKINANSGRDHWPRVSTALLAGGGMKTGQIIGSTNRLGEYAEDRPVHFQEVFASLYRNLGIDVESATIDDLQGRPRYLVDRDKYKAMPELV; this is encoded by the coding sequence ATGCTCAAGATTCTGGGTTCTCAAAAGAGTCAATTCTGTGACCGGATCTCACGCAGGAACTTTCTTCAGATCGGTGGGCTCGCTTTAGGCGGACTTTCGCTGCCCCAGCTGCTGCAGGCGGAATCTTCAAGCACCAAACGAAAGCAGCACAAAGGCATCATCATGATCTTCCTGCCGGGAGGTCCTCCGCATCAGGATATGTGGGATATCAAAGTCGATGCCCCCAGTGAAATCCGCGGTGAATTCAACGCCATCCAGACCAATGTTTCCGGCATTGAAATCGGGGATCAGTTCCCCCGCATGGCACAGATGGCAGACAAGTTCACCTTCATCCGTTCCATGGTTGGTTCAGATGGCCGGCACGATGCTTTCCAGTGTCTGACAGGACAGCGTTTCAACAACCAGCCCCTGGGTGGCTGGCCCAGCCTGGGTTCGGTTCTTTCGAAAAAATATGGAGCCGTCGATCCTTCAATTCCGCCGTTCCTCGGTCTCTCTCCCAAGATGGGCCACATGGAATGGGCACGTGCGGGAGATCCTGGCTTCCTGGGACTGGCACACGCGCCTTTCCGTCCCAACGGAGAAGGCATGGCGGACATGACCCTCAACGGGATCAGCCTGGATCGCCTGAATGACCGTAAAAAAGTACTCAGCTCACTCGACCGATTCCGTAGTCAGGTAGACGCTTCCGGCATGATGGACGGCCTCGATTCGTTCACCCAGCAGGCCTTTGGAATTCTGACCTCCAGCAAACTCGCCGAAGCTCTGGACCTTTCGAAAGAAGATCAGGCGCTGCGCGACCGCTATGGTCGAGGAACCCCGAAACTGAGAGCAGACGGCGGTCCCAAACTGCTGGATGACTTTCTGACAGCCCGGCGTCTGATTGAAGCCGGTGCCCGTTGTGTCACGCTGGCTTTCAGTCGCTGGGACTGGCATGGTGGGAATTTCAAACGCGGACGTGAAGACATGCCGATGCTCGATCAGGGCGTGACGGCACTCGTCGAAGACCTTGAAAACCGCGGAATGCTGGACGACGTCACCGTTGTCGTTTGGGGCGAATTCGGACGGACTCCCAAGATCAACGCAAATTCCGGCCGCGATCACTGGCCCCGCGTTTCAACTGCACTGCTCGCAGGTGGCGGCATGAAGACCGGCCAGATCATCGGTTCAACCAACCGGCTGGGTGAATACGCAGAAGATCGCCCGGTGCACTTCCAGGAAGTCTTCGCTTCACTGTATCGCAACCTGGGGATCGATGTCGAATCGGCAACCATCGACGATCTGCAGGGACGTCCCCGCTATCTGGTCGACCGCGATAAATACAAGGCAATGCCCGAACTGGTCTGA
- the folK gene encoding 2-amino-4-hydroxy-6-hydroxymethyldihydropteridine diphosphokinase, with protein MPDCYIALGGNQGNVRETFDRALQRLDAHPDIVVGKRSQWIETTPVGSQTEEIFLNGAAQLSVELSPEALLTELQTVETELGRVREVRWGARTLDLDLLLFDQLILQKDQLTVPHPACWYRRFVLDPLVEIAADVIHPVKQATIGELQQRLLQRPFVFSLAGLPQAESLALIQELQSRFPEVEFSRWESDEQHADPSLVAWFGEENTTTAFESLPLLPRLDASEMQSDTEQIVWLLQSALDFR; from the coding sequence ATGCCTGACTGCTATATCGCCCTGGGGGGAAATCAGGGAAATGTCCGGGAGACCTTTGACCGGGCCCTGCAGCGGCTTGATGCTCACCCTGATATCGTAGTTGGAAAGCGCAGTCAGTGGATCGAAACCACTCCAGTTGGCAGTCAGACAGAAGAGATCTTTCTCAACGGCGCAGCCCAACTTTCCGTCGAGCTCTCTCCCGAGGCATTATTGACAGAACTTCAGACCGTGGAAACGGAACTGGGCCGGGTTCGCGAGGTTCGCTGGGGGGCCCGCACACTGGATCTGGACCTGCTGCTATTTGATCAACTGATTCTGCAGAAAGACCAACTGACGGTTCCACATCCCGCCTGCTGGTATCGTCGTTTCGTGCTCGATCCGCTGGTAGAGATTGCAGCCGATGTCATTCATCCGGTGAAACAGGCGACGATCGGCGAGCTTCAGCAGCGATTACTCCAGAGGCCATTCGTATTCTCGCTGGCAGGCCTGCCGCAAGCTGAGTCTCTGGCGTTGATTCAAGAGCTGCAGTCCCGTTTTCCTGAGGTCGAATTTTCCCGCTGGGAAAGCGATGAACAGCACGCTGATCCCTCCCTGGTCGCCTGGTTTGGAGAAGAAAATACCACCACAGCCTTTGAATCCCTGCCGTTACTTCCCCGTTTAGACGCTTCTGAGATGCAGTCGGATACTGAACAAATTGTCTGGCTACTGCAATCTGCACTGGATTTCCGCTGA
- a CDS encoding Flp family type IVb pilin yields MQFFKNLLCEEDGPTAVEYAVMLAAIVLACVAAIAAVGTNTNALFENATTEMHNHGM; encoded by the coding sequence ATGCAATTTTTCAAGAACTTACTCTGTGAAGAAGATGGACCGACGGCTGTCGAATATGCAGTGATGCTGGCCGCGATTGTCCTGGCATGTGTGGCTGCCATCGCAGCCGTGGGTACGAATACGAATGCCCTGTTCGAAAATGCCACCACCGAAATGCACAACCACGGCATGTAA
- the infA gene encoding translation initiation factor IF-1, with protein sequence MAKEEAIEVEGTVTEALANTQFRVELENGHQVLAHVAGKMRKHFIRIVPGDKVVVEVSPYDLNRGRIVYRER encoded by the coding sequence ATGGCCAAAGAAGAGGCCATCGAAGTCGAAGGTACTGTAACCGAGGCGCTGGCAAATACACAGTTTCGAGTCGAACTGGAAAACGGACACCAGGTTCTGGCGCACGTTGCCGGCAAAATGCGCAAGCACTTTATTCGTATTGTGCCCGGCGATAAGGTCGTGGTAGAGGTCTCTCCCTACGATCTGAATCGTGGACGCATTGTGTATCGGGAAAGGTAA
- the rnhA gene encoding ribonuclease HI, which produces MPQDSAQLNSLPFVQLFTDGACRGNPGPGGWGVILRHPSTGTEKEFSGGEAETTNNQMELQAVISGLELLKKRSRVEIITDSVYVAKGSKEWMPNWKKNNWRRREGKSWKPVKNEELWRQLDELLQQHEVRFTQIKGHSGHPENERCDELAVEYALKLQNQTDL; this is translated from the coding sequence ATGCCCCAGGACTCAGCCCAGCTGAACTCTCTCCCGTTCGTGCAACTGTTTACCGACGGCGCCTGCCGTGGCAATCCGGGTCCGGGAGGTTGGGGAGTTATTCTGCGTCATCCCTCGACCGGTACGGAAAAAGAATTCTCAGGTGGAGAGGCAGAGACCACGAATAACCAGATGGAGCTGCAGGCAGTCATCTCCGGTCTGGAACTGTTGAAGAAACGTTCGCGGGTCGAAATCATTACCGACAGCGTCTATGTTGCGAAGGGGTCCAAAGAGTGGATGCCCAACTGGAAAAAGAACAACTGGCGCCGTCGCGAAGGGAAAAGCTGGAAGCCCGTCAAAAACGAAGAGCTCTGGCGGCAGCTGGATGAACTGCTGCAACAGCACGAGGTGCGGTTCACTCAGATTAAAGGGCACAGCGGACATCCCGAAAATGAACGCTGTGATGAACTGGCTGTCGAATATGCATTGAAGCTGCAGAATCAGACTGATCTCTAA